The genomic region GGTGCGGACCGGCGGGCCGCCGGCCGTGCTCCATTCCAGCACATACACGCCCGGGCGCACAGCCGGCGCCGACAGTTCCACGGCGGTTTGCCCGGCCGGCACAGCCTGGGTGAGCACGAGGTGGCCCGCCAGGTCGTAGAGGCGCAGGGTGGCAGCTTCGGCGGCCGGCAGCGCCACCTGCAACTCCGCGCCGAACGGGTTCGGATACGCCACCAGCTCGCGGCCGGCAGCTGGGGCCACCGTTGCCACGGAGGAGAAATGATCGGTGCCGTCCTCATCCTGCTGGCGCAGGCGGTAGTAGCGCAGCCCGGCCCCGGCCCGGCCGTCCAGATACTCGTAGCGGCGTGCAGTGGTGGAGTTGCCGGCGGCGGGCTGCCGCGTAAGCTCCTGCCACTCGCCGGCCGGGTCCAAGGTGGTTTCCACCGCGAAGAAGGCGCTGTTTACTTCCGTGGCCGTCTGCCAGCGTAGCTGCACGCCCCCGCTCACCCGCCCGGCCCCAAAGCTGACCAGCGTGACGGGCAGAGGCACGGCCGCCAGGCGCACGTAGCTGGGGTTGCCGCAGCGCGGGGCGCTCAGGCTGAAGTCGATGATGGCATTGCCGCCGGCCACGTCGTTGGTGGCGTTGAGCACCCGGTTCTGGGTGTTGGCCGCAATGGCAAAGTGCATCACCGCGCCGGGCCGGATGATGTGGCCCAGCTGAATGCCGTGGCCCAGCTCGTGTAACGACACGGTTTCGAAATCAATCTGCCCGCCGGTGGGCGCGGCCGGGCCGTACTGCCAGCTCCGCTCCCCGTCGAAGATGAAGTCGGTGCCCGCTAGCACCCAGTTGAAGCCGCCTGCGCCGTTGGAGCAGCCGGAAAAGTACGAGTAGGCCACGCCCAGCACCCCGGCCGGCAGCTCGGTGGCATCATCGAAGCTGACCACGTTCACATTGTCGTTGGCCACGTTGGAGTTGATGGGGGTGGTGACGGCCGCTATTTTGCGGTTGGCGCCCACACCGTTGCGCCAGGTGATGAGGGCCCGCTCAAAGGAGGCCGTGGCGGCGGTATTGGCCGCGAAATTCTGGTTGTAGGTGAGCGTGTAGCCGCCGGCGCCATCCCGGCTCACCAGCGCCACCGGAGCCGGTGCGCCGCTGAATTCCACATTGGCCAGGGAGTAGTCCACCGTCAGATTGGTGCCGCTCAGGCTGCTTTCCGAGGTGCCATTGGTAATCAGCAGCCGGCCCGTGCCGGCCGGGCCCGCGCCGCCCACCGTCGCGGCCGGTACCCGCACCCGTATTTCCGTGTCCGACCAGCTCAGGTACTCCCCCGCCAGCGGCGACACAAACGACGTCCCGCCGTTGTTGGCATTGCTGAAGCCCACCGTCCCGGTGCCCTGCGTGGCCCCAAACCCCGAGCCGGTGATGGTCAGCACCGCCCGGGTGCCGGCCGTGACGGTGGCGGGGCTGAAGCTGGTAATGACGGGGGGCGCCGCAGGCCGGGCCACCCGCCGCAGCCGGGCCAGCAGCACCTCGTTGGGCTGGATTTCGCGGTAGGCCTGCCCGGTCTGGGCCTGGAGCGTGGGGTACAGCTCCCCCGGGATGGACGTGTAGCGCCGGAACGGGTCGGCGGCGGTGGCCGTGGCCAGGTCCAGCCGGATCAGGCCCTGGGGGCCGGCCGCCAGGCGGTAGCGGCCGAGCTGGGTGGGGTCGGGCTGCAGCAGGAAGATGGCCTGCTCGCCGACGGCCAGCGTGGGTGCGTTGGAAACTTCTTCGCGGCGTAGGCCCACGGTGCCGCCTTCAGTCAGCAGCGTGAGGGCACCGGCCGGCAGCGTGCCCCGGAATACTTTAAATACCTCCAGCTCGTTGAGGGTGATGATGTGCGGGCCGGTATCGAGGCTGCGCGTGGCCTGCACCCGCGCCTCCACCACCAGCGGCGCCTCCTGCAGCCGCTCCGCCCACGACAGCGGCTGTAGCAGGCACATCTCCTGGGCGTGGGCGGGGCCCGCCAGGGCCAGCATCACGCCCAGTACGCCCAATCCTGCTCGCAGGAACCCCTTCTGGTTTAATTGTGTTTTTTTCATGCCGATCAGCCGTCTTTCGTATCTGCTTGCAATATCCCTCCCGCACCCATACCCTATATTTCATACAACCAATATAACAATTGTGTCAGCTAACCTGCTACCAGTGAGCGAAATTCATTGAAATACCCGTTTCTGATTCCGGCAAGGTAATTGCCAGTCACTACTCACCTCAAGAATAACTTTTCCATGAATCACCTACGCTTTTTCCGCCGCTTCTCAGGTCTGGTGCTTGCCGGGTGGCTTATTCTGGCCGGCCCGGCTGAGGCCCAGTCGGCCGCCACCGCCCAGCGCGACGTGCTGCGCGAAATCACCGACGTCGTGGGCCTCAAACCCCGGTTTCAGCTGCGCTCCACCACGCAGGTGCAGAACGCCGCGGCCGTGGTGTACGGCGGGCAGCGCTACCTGCTCTACAACCCGCAGTTTGTGGCGGCCGTGAACCAGGCCGGCCGCACCGACTGGGCCGGCATCAGCATTTTGGCCCACGAGATGGGCCACCACCTCAACGGCCACACCCTGCGCGCCGGCGGCTCCAACCCCGCCGATGAGCTGGAAGCCGACGAGTTTTCGGGGTTTGTGCTGCGCAAGATGGGCGCCAGCCTGGCGCAGGCGCAGGCCGGCATGGCCGTGGTGTCCGACGAGCAGGCCTCGCCCACGCACCCCGGCCGCAGCACCCGCCTGCAGTCCATCAACGAGGGCTGGCAGCGTGCCAGCCGGCAGATTGTGGCCAGCAGCCGCAGCACCGCGCCATCTGCCTCGCCTGCAATGGTGATGAGCCGGCCGGCGCCGGCGCCAGTAGCTACGGTGGCCAGCCGCATCAGCCAGCCCAGCAACACCATCGGCAGAATCACGTTCCGCAGCAACCCTGCCGAGCTGTACTACCTCACCAGCCACCTCAACATCGTACGCCTCAACCAGGAGGCCCGCACCACGCAGGTGGTGGGCCGCCTCACCCGCTCCGATTCGGTGTCGTATCCTTATATCATCGTCGATGGGCAGCAGCGCCGCCTGTTCGTGAGTGCCGCCGGGGGAGTGTTCGACGCCAATGGCCGCCAGGTAGCCCTGCTCTCCGACCCGTCGTAGTCAGCATAGATTTTCGTTCTGGTTTCTCTTCGGCAACGGCCGGCTCCTGCGTGCAGGTGCCGGCCGTTATCTTTAGGGCCGCCGGTGCCGGCTGCTTCTTTTCTCCTTCTCTTCGCTTTCGATGCCCGTTTATCCTTTTCTGCTGGTGGATGCCTTCACTGAAACCGCGCTGGGCGGCAACTCCTGCGCCGTGGTGCTCGACGCCGACAACCTGACCGCCGACCAGATGCAGCGCCTGGCCCAGGAGTTCAACCAGCCCGAAACCGCCTTCGTGCGCCACTCCGCCACAGCCGACTTTGCCGTGCGCTACTTCACGCCGGCCGAGGAGATTCCGCTGGCCGGCCACCCCACCATTGCCACGCTCACGGCCCTGCTGCACACCGGCCGCCTGCCCCGCCCCACGCACGCCACGCCCCTCACGCTGGAGCTGCTGCACGGGCCCATTGCGG from Hymenobacter canadensis harbors:
- a CDS encoding T9SS type A sorting domain-containing protein: MKKTQLNQKGFLRAGLGVLGVMLALAGPAHAQEMCLLQPLSWAERLQEAPLVVEARVQATRSLDTGPHIITLNELEVFKVFRGTLPAGALTLLTEGGTVGLRREEVSNAPTLAVGEQAIFLLQPDPTQLGRYRLAAGPQGLIRLDLATATAADPFRRYTSIPGELYPTLQAQTGQAYREIQPNEVLLARLRRVARPAAPPVITSFSPATVTAGTRAVLTITGSGFGATQGTGTVGFSNANNGGTSFVSPLAGEYLSWSDTEIRVRVPAATVGGAGPAGTGRLLITNGTSESSLSGTNLTVDYSLANVEFSGAPAPVALVSRDGAGGYTLTYNQNFAANTAATASFERALITWRNGVGANRKIAAVTTPINSNVANDNVNVVSFDDATELPAGVLGVAYSYFSGCSNGAGGFNWVLAGTDFIFDGERSWQYGPAAPTGGQIDFETVSLHELGHGIQLGHIIRPGAVMHFAIAANTQNRVLNATNDVAGGNAIIDFSLSAPRCGNPSYVRLAAVPLPVTLVSFGAGRVSGGVQLRWQTATEVNSAFFAVETTLDPAGEWQELTRQPAAGNSTTARRYEYLDGRAGAGLRYYRLRQQDEDGTDHFSSVATVAPAAGRELVAYPNPFGAELQVALPAAEAATLRLYDLAGHLVLTQAVPAGQTAVELSAPAVRPGVYVLEWSTAGGPPVRTRVVKQ
- a CDS encoding membrane-binding protein, encoding MNHLRFFRRFSGLVLAGWLILAGPAEAQSAATAQRDVLREITDVVGLKPRFQLRSTTQVQNAAAVVYGGQRYLLYNPQFVAAVNQAGRTDWAGISILAHEMGHHLNGHTLRAGGSNPADELEADEFSGFVLRKMGASLAQAQAGMAVVSDEQASPTHPGRSTRLQSINEGWQRASRQIVASSRSTAPSASPAMVMSRPAPAPVATVASRISQPSNTIGRITFRSNPAELYYLTSHLNIVRLNQEARTTQVVGRLTRSDSVSYPYIIVDGQQRRLFVSAAGGVFDANGRQVALLSDPS